In a genomic window of Ipomoea triloba cultivar NCNSP0323 chromosome 3, ASM357664v1:
- the LOC116011928 gene encoding cytochrome P450 CYP73A100-like translates to MAKLLSKSIFGTILAIAIALLSSSNMLNLKSLSLLLPLLLLIVHLFRSSKPPSNLPPGPRTVPVFGNWLQVGNDLNHRMLADMSRTYGPLFFLKLGSKDLVVVSNPELATQVLHAQGVEFGSRPRNVVFDIFTGNGQDMVFTIYGEHWRKMRRIMTLPFFTNKVVHQYSGMWENEMELVVHDLRRDERVRVEGLVIRKRLQLMLYNIMYRMMFDAKFESQDDPLFIQATRFNSERSRLAQSFEYNYGDFIPLLRPFLRGYLNKCRDLQKRRLAFFNNYFVEKRRKIMGANGENHKISCAIDHIIDAEMKGEISEQNVLYIVENINVAAIETTLWSMEWAIAELVNHPTVQQKIRDEISTVLKGGAVTESNLHELPYLQATINETLRLHTPIPLLVPHMNLEEAKLGGFTIPKETKVVVNAWWLANNPEWWKNPTEFRPERFMEEEGGIEAAVAGGKVDFRYLPFGMGRRSCPGIILAMPILGLLVAKLVTNFEMKPPCGDEKIDTSEKGGQFSLHIAKHSTVVFKPIAKSS, encoded by the exons ATGGCTAAACTTCTTAGCAAGTCCATTTTTGGTACCATTCTTGCAATTGCAATTGCACTCCTTTCCTCATCCAACATGCTTAATCTCAAGTCACTATCATTACTTCTCCCTTTGCTTCTCCTAATTGTCCACCTCTTTCGGTCCTCCAAGCCCCCGTCCAATCTACCACCGGGACCACGCACGGTCCCCGTGTTCGGCAACTGGCTCCAAGTGGGCAATGACTTGAACCATAGGATGCTGGCAGACATGTCACGCACTTATGGCCCGCTCTTTTTTCTGAAACTTGGCTCGAAAGACTTGGTCGTAGTGTCGAACCCTGAGCTAGCAACCCAAGTGTTGCACGCGCAGGGGGTGGAGTTTGGGTCACGGCCACGCAACGTGGTGTTCGACATCTTCACCGGGAACGGTCAGGACATGGTGTTCACCATCTACGGGGAGCACTGGAGAAAAATGCGGCGGATCATGACGCTCCCATTCTTCACCAACAAAGTTGTTCACCAGTACAGTGGGATGTGGGAGAATGAGATGGAGTTGGTGGTCCATGACTTGAGAAGGGATGAGAGGGTGAGAGTTGAAGGGTTGGTGATCAGAAAAAGGCTGCAGTTGATGCTGTACAACATCATGTACCGCATGATGTTTGACGCCAAATTTGAGTCTCAAGATGACCCCTTGTTCATTCAGGCAACTAGGTTCAACTCGGAGAGAAGCAGATTGGCTCAGAGCTTTGAGTACAACTATGGCGATTTCATCCCTCTGCTTAGGCCATTTTTAAGAGGTTATCTTAACAAGTGCAGAGACTTGCAGAAAAGGAGATTGGCATTTTTCAACAATTACTTTGTTGAAAAGAGAag GAAAATAATGGGTGCAAATGGGGAAAACCACAAGATAAGCTGTGCAATAGATCACATAATAGATGCAGAAATGAAGGGAGAGATCAGTGAACAAAATGTGCTGTACATTGTGGAGAACATCAATGTTGCGGCAATTGAGACAACTCTATGGTCCATGGAGTGGGCCATAGCTGAGCTGGTCAACCATCCCACCGTCCAACAAAAGATCAGAGATGAAATCTCAACCGTCCTGAAAGGGGGAGCAGTCACAGAATCTAACCTGCATGAATTGCCATACCTACAAGCCACAATCAATGAAACCTTAAGGTTACACACACCAATACCTTTGCTAGTACCTCATATGAACCTTGAGGAGGCTAAGTTGGGTGGTTTTACCATTCCTAAGGAGACAAAAGTGGTTGTGAATGCATGGTGGCTGGCTAACAACCCTGAATGGTGGAAGAATCCAACCGAGTTTCGGCCAGAGCGGTTTATGGAGGAAGAAGGTGGCATTGAGGCTGCAGTTGCCGGCGGCAAAGTTGATTTCCGGTACTTGCCGTTTGGCATGGGGAGGCGGAGCTGCCCCGGGATCATCCTCGCCATGCCAATTCTGGGGCTACTCGTTGCCAAGCTCGTCACCAATTTCGAGATGAAGCCTCCTTGTggagacgaaaagattgatacaAGTGAGAAAGGAGGACAGTTCAGTCTGCACATTGCAAAACATTCCACTGTTGTCTTTAAACCTATTGCAAAATCATCATGA
- the LOC116013345 gene encoding FCS-Like Zinc finger 14-like codes for MAQIMKGNKKNRRLSINLSLFALTDQNNSQKSATFRSPKHFEEPNGVVGLGIVPLLKSSGTSRAVILAISPRSPTPHSIPINIFKNNDMNKKKENNTATPSVEDMEMCEEYTCVISHMGSNQIKKIEYFNGEFLGNTCTSTTRANTDSGMRETAAFKAADFLSSCFLCKKLLHGLDIFMYRGETAFCSVECRCKQISMDEHKESCGRPGAMKTHEHEYSASPMKFLAGVAVA; via the exons ATGGCTCAAATAATGAAGGGAAACAAGAAGAACAGGAGACTCTCTATAAATCTTTCCCTTTTTGCCCTCACTGACCAGAATAATTCACAAAAATCTGCCACTTTTAGATCTCCCAAGCACTTCGAGGAGCCAAACGGCGTCGTTGGGCTTGGTATCGTTCCCCTCCTTAAGAGCTCCGGCACAAGCAGGGCCGTGATTCTTGCCATCTCGCCCAGATCACCAACCCCACACTCAATACCcattaatattttcaagaataatGATATGAAtaagaagaaggaaaataatacGGCAACGCCCAGTGTGGAGGATATGGAAATGTGTGAGGAGTACACTTGTGTGATTTCTCATATGGGTAgcaatcaaatcaagaaaattgaGTACTTTAATGGCGAATTCTTGGGTAATACCTGTACTAGTACCACTCGTGCTAATACCGATTCAGGGATGCGTGAAACGGCGGCGTTTAAGGCTGCTGATTTTCTTAGCTCTTGCTTTCTTTGCAAGAAGCTGCTTCATGGATTGGACATTTTCATGTACAG AGGAGAAACGGCGTTTTGCAGCGTAGAGTGCCGGTGCAAGCAGATCTCCATGGATGAACACAAAGAAAGCTGTGGTCGTCCCGGGGCAATGAAAACGCACGAGCACGAGTACTCTGCCTCCCCGATGAAGTTTCTGGCGGGTGTTGCCGTGGCATAA
- the LOC116012762 gene encoding DExH-box ATP-dependent RNA helicase DExH10: MEVKAEELSSTVAKRKSAEESSTGAEVPKEESASKRRNLTRTCVHEVAVPSGYSLCKDESVHGTLGNPVYNGEMAKNYPFKLDPFQEVSVACLERNESVLVSAHTSAGKTAVAEYAIAMAFRDKQRVIYTSPLKALSNQKYRELSQEFSDVGLMTGDVTISPNASCLVMTTEILRGMLYRGSEVLKEVAWVIFDEIHYMKDRERGVVWEESIVFLPPAIKMVFLSATMSNATEFAEWICNLHKQPCHVVYTDFRPTPLQHYVFPMGGSGLYLVVDETEKFREDNFVKVQDAFVKQHPANGSKGINAKSSGRIARGGNASGVSDIYKIVKMIMERKFQPVIIFSFSRRECEQHAMSMSKLDFNTEEEKDAVEQVFRNAVLCLNEEDRNLPAIELMLPLLQRGIAVHHSGLLPIIKELVELLFQEGLVKALFATETFAMGLNMPAKTVVFTSVKKWDGDSHRYIGSGEYIQMSGRAGRRGKDERGICIIMIDEQMEMNTLKDMVLGKPAPLLSTFRLSYYTILNLMSRAEGQFTAEHVIKNSFHQFQYEKALPDIGKKVSKLEQEAAMLDASGEAEVAEYHKLKLEISQLEKKMMAEITRPERVLYFLLPGRLVKVREGGKDWGWGVVVNVVKKPPTASGSLPAALSALRGSTYIVDTLLHCSLGSSENESRPKPCLPLPGEKGEMHVVPVQLPLISALSKLRISVPPDLRPLEARQSILLAVQELEKRFPQGLPKLNPVKDMGIEDPEFVDMMSQIEELEKKLFAHPLHKSQDEHQLKSFQRKAEVNHEIQQLKSKMRDSQLQKFRDELKNRSRVLKKLGHIDADGVVQLKGRAACLIDTGDELLVTELMFNGTFNDLDNHQIAALASCFIPGDRSSEQIHLRAELAKPLQQLQESARRIAEIQHECKLEVNVEEYVEASVRPYLMDVIYCWSKGATFAEVIQMTDIFEGSIIRLARRLDEFLNQLKAAAHAVGEVGLENKFTAASESLRRGIMFANSLYL, encoded by the exons TGTTCATGGAACTCTTGGGAATCCTGTTTATAATGGAGAGATGGCAAAAAACTACCCATTTAAGCTTGACCCATTTCAAGAAGTTTCTGTCGCATGCTTGGAACGGAATGAGTCAGTTTTGGTCTCAGCACATACATCTGCTGGAAAGACAGCAGTTGCAGAGTATGCTATTGCAATGGCATTTAGGGACAAACAAAGGGTTATATATACTTCACCACTGAAAGCATTGAGCAATCAAAAATATAGAGAGTTGAGCCAAGAGTTTTCTGATGTTGGTTTAATGACAGGTGATGTTACAATTTCACCAAATGCAAGCTGTTTGGTGATGACCACAGAGATCCTAAGAGGGATGCTCTATAGGGGTTCTGAGGTGTTGAAGGAGGTTGCTTGGGTTATATTTGATGAAATTCACTACATGAAAGATCGTGAGAGAGGCGTTGTTTGGGAAGAGAGTATAGTCTTCTTGCCGCCGGCTATTAAGATGGTTTTTCTTTCTGCTACGATGTCAAATGCCACTGAGTTTGCTGAATGGATTTGTAATTTGCATAAGCAGCCATGTCACGTGGTTTACACCGATTTTCGCCCTACCCCATTGCAGCATTATGTGTTTCCCATGGGCGGTTCTGGATTGTATCTTGTAGTTGATGAGACTGAGAAGTTTAGGGAGGACAATTTTGTGAAAGTACAGGATGCTTTCGTCAAGCAGCATCCAGCAAATGGAAGCAAGGGTATAAATGCCAAGTCAAGTGGCAGAATTGCAAGAGGTGGGAATGCTTCTGGTGTCTCTGACATATACAAAATTGTCAAG ATGATTATGGAACGGAAATTTCAACCAGTCATAATTTTCAGTTTTAGTAGAAGAGAATGTGAACAGCATGCAATGTCTATGTCCAAACTTGATTTCAATACTGAAGAGGAGAAGGATGCTGTTGAACAGGTATTCCGGAATGCAGTGCTCTGCTTGAATGAGGAAGATAGAAACCTACCTGCCATTGAACTTATGCTGCCCCTGCTTCAACGTGGGATTGCTGTGCACCATTCTGGCCTGCTTCCTATTATCAAGGAACTTGTAGAACTTCTGTTCCAAGAAGGACTTGTTAAGGCTCTATTTGCCACTGAGACG TTTGCAATGGGATTGAACATGCCTGCAAAAACTGTAGTTTTTACTAGTGTCAAAAAATGGGATGGTGATAGTCATCGGTACATTGGATCTGGTGAGTATATCCAG ATGAGCGGAAGAGCTGGACGTCGTGGCAAAGATGAGCGTGGTATTTGTATCATAATGATTGATGAGCAG ATGGAGATGAATACTCTCAAGGATATGGTTTTGGGGAAACCAGCACCACTGCTCAGCACATTTAGGCTTAGTTACTAcacaattttgaatttaatgaGTCGTGCTGAAGGCCAATTTACTGCCGAGCATGTTATCAAGAACTCTTTTCACCAGTTCCAGTATGAGAAG GCCTTACCTGATATAGGGAAAAAGGTTTCCAAGCTAGAACAAGAAGCTGCTATGCTTGATGCCTCAGGGGAG GCTGAAGTAGCTGAATATCATAAGCTAAAGCTTGAGATATCACAACTTGAAAAGAAAATGATGGCTGAAATAACAAGACCCGAAAGGGTTCTCTATTTCCTACTGCCTGGTAGACTG GTTAAGGTTCGGGAGGGCGGAAAGGATTGGGGTTGGGGGGTGGTTGTCAATGTGGTTAAAAAGCCCCCAACAGCATCAGGTTCTTTGCCTGCTGCACTTTCTGCTTTGCGTGGTAGTACCTATATCGTGGATACATTACTCCACTGTTCCCTTGGCTCCAGTGAAAATGAATCTCGACCCAAACCATGTCTTCCCCTTCCTGGAGAAAAGGGTGAAATGCATGTG GTTCCTGTTCAACTGCCTCTGATATCTGCACTCAGCAAACTGAGAATATCTGTTCCTCCTGATCTCCGGCCGCTTGAAGCAAGGCAAAGCATCCTGCTTGCTGTACAGGAGCTTGAAAAACGTTTTCCTCAAGGCCTCCCTAAGCTTAATCCTGTGAAG GACATGGGCATAGAAGATCCTGAATTTGTTGATATGATGAGCCAAATAGAGGAACTGGAGAAAAAGTTGTTTGCTCACCCTTTGCACAAG TCACAAGATGAGCATCAGCTTAAGTCTTTCCAGAGGAAGGCTGAGGTTAACCATGAAATTCAACAGCTCAAGTCAAAAATGCGTGATTCACAG CTTCAAAAATTTAGGGATGAACTTAAAAATCGCTCCCGGGTACTGAAAAAACTGGGTCATATTGATGCTGATGGTGTTGTCCAATTGAAAGGAAGAGCAGCATGCTTAATAGACACAGGAGATGAACTCCTTGTTACTGAACTAATGTTTAATG GTACTTTCAATGATCTTGACAACCATCAAATTGCGGCTCTGGCAAGTTGCTTCATCCCAGGGGACAGGTCAAGTGAACAGATTCATTTAAGAGCTGAACTTGCTAAACCATTACAACAGCTACAAGAGAGTGCAAGAAGAATAGCAGAG ATCCAACATGAATGCAAGTTGGAAGTAAATGTGGAAGAATATGTGGAGGCTTCTGTTCGACCATATTTGATGGATGTTATTTATTGTTGGTCAAAG GGAGCAACGTTTGCAGAGGTTATACAAATGACTGATATCTTTGAAGGGAGCATAATACGGCTAGCTAGAAGGCTTGATGAATTTCTGAACCAG TTGAAGGCTGCTGCCCACGCAGTAGGAGAAGTTGGTTTGGAGAACAAGTTCACTGCAGCCAGTGAAAGCCTAAGACGAGGAATAATGTTTGCAAATTCTTTGTACCTCTGA